CCTACAAGGGCATGGCCATGCTGATGGAGGCCGCCGCGCCGCTCATCCGCGAGGGCAAGGTGGTGCTGGAGTACATCGGTGACGGGCAGGAGATGGCCAACCTCAAGGCCCAGGCGGCGCGCGACGGCATCGAGTCCGGCGTGACGTTCGCCGGCTGGGTGAAGCACCACGAGCTCCAGGACCGGCTGGCGAAGAACCACATCTTCGGCTTCCCCAGCGTGCGCGAGTTCGGCGGCGCGGTGGTGTGCGAGGCCATGGCCCTGGGGCTGGTGCCCATCGTCATGGACTACGGCGGTCCGGGTGAAATCGTGAGCCCGGCCACGGGCTTCGCCATCCCCATGGGGACGCCGGAGGAAATCGTCGCCCGCGTGCGCGAGGTGCTGGCGAAGCTGGCCGCGGACCCGTCCGTCATCCGTCCCATGGGCGAGCGCGCCCGCGAGCGCGTCTTCAAGTACTTCACCTGGAAGGCGAAGGCGGAGCAGGTGCTGGAGGTGTACCGCTGGGTGATGGGTGAGCGCGGCCAGCCCGACTGGGGCATGCCGCTGGCGGACTGAGGTCCGCGGGGCCTACTCCTCCAGGTCCAGCTTGCGGTACAGCGTGCGCCGGTTGATGCCCAGGATGCGCGCGGCGGCGGCCTTGTTGCCACCCTGCGCCTCCACCACCCGGCGCACATAGGCGCGCTCCACCTCTTCCAGGGGCGCGTCTTCTCCCGAGGCGCGGTTGAGCAGCGAGGTGATGCCGCTGTCGTCGCCGCCCGGCAGGTCGAAGTCCTCCGGCACCAGCGTGTCGTGGTCCGCCAGGGCCACCGCGCGCTCCAGCAGGTTGGCCAATTCGCGCACGTTGCCGGGCCAGGCGTGGGCCATCAGCCGCTTCATGGCGCTGGCGGACACGCCCAGCACCTCGCGTGACTGCTGCTCGCCCAGCCGGCCGAGGAAGAAGTCCACCAGCGGGAGGATGTCCTCGCGCCGCTCGCGCAGCGGGGGCACCTCGATGCGGATGACGTTGAGCCGGTAGTAGAGGTCCGCGCGGAAGCGGCCCTCGCGCAGCAGCGTCTCCAGCGGCCGGTTGGTGGCGGCCAGCACGCGGGCGCGCACGGGCGTCTCCGTGCTCGAGCCCAGCGGGCGCACGCGCCCCGTCTCCAGCGCCTGGAGCAGCTTGGCCTGCACCTCCAGCGACAGCTCGCCCACCTCGTCGAGGAACAGCGTCCCGCCGCCCGCGGACACGAAGACGCCGGCCCGGTCCTCGCGCGCGTCGGTGTACGCGCCGCGCCTGGCGCCGAACAGCTCGCTCTCCGCTAGGCTCGCGGGCAGGGCGGCGCAGTTGAGTTGGAGGAAGGGTTGGGCGCGCCGGTTGCTGGACTCGTGGATGAAGCGGGCCAGGGAGCTCTTGCCGGTGCCTGTCTCCCCCGTCAGGAGGACTGTGGCGTCGCTGCGCCCCGCGCGGCGGGAGACCTCCAGCGCCTTCTGCATGGCGGCGCTGCGGGCCACCAGGCCTCCGGGCGTGTCCCCGGGGACGGCGGCGCGCAGGCGCACGATTTCGCGGCGGAGCTGCCGCTCGCGGAAGGCGCGCTCCAGCGTGAGGACGAGCGCGTCGATGTTGAACGGCTTCGTCACGAAGTCGCAGGCGCCGGCCTTCACCGCCGCGACCGCCAGCTCCACGCTGCCGAAGGCGGTGATGAGCACCACGAGCTGGCCCGGCTTGCGCGTCAGCAGCGCCTCCAGCACCTCGGTGCCCCGCATGCGCGGCATCTCCACGTCGGTGATGACCAGGTCGAAGGGCTCGCGCTCGAAGAGGCTCAGCGCCTCCTCGGGCGACGTGCGGCCCACGGCCTCGTAGCCGCGCGCGTCCAGGCTCTCGCAGAGGAAGTCCACCACCCCCGCGTCGTCATCCAGGACGAGCAGACGCTTCTTGGGAGTGCTCATACCGCCCCCGTTCCCTCTTCCGTCGCGGAAGGGATGTGTACGACGAAGTGACTGCCCTGGCCCTGCTGTGACGTCACCGTCACGGCGCCCCCGTGTTCGGCGACGATGGCCTTCACCACCGGCAGGCCCAGGCCCGTGCCGCCGTGGGTGCCCCAGGTGCTGAAGAAGGGCTCGAAGACGCGCTCCAGCGCCGCCGCGTCCATGCCCACGCCGGTGTCCTCCACGGAGAGGCACACGCCGTGGCGCTCGCGCAGGCCGGGGGCGGGCTGGAAGGTGGAGGGCTTCAGCGTCACGCGCACCTCGCCGCCCCGGGGCGTGGCGCGCAGCGCGTTGGTGAGCAGGTTGAGCGTCACCTGCTGCAAGCCGTCGCCGTCCGCCATCACCTGGGGCAGGGCGGGCTCGAAGTGGAACGTCAGCCGGACGTCGCGCTTGCGGGCGTCGAACTCCAGCAGGTCCACCACGGCGCGCACCGAGGCGAGTGCGTCCAGCGGCTCCAACCGCGAGGGCTTGCGGCGCGCCAGGTCCAGGAGCTGGCGGACGATGCGCTCGATGCGCTCCGACTGCTCCACCAGGATGCGCGCGTTGCGCCGCACGTCGTCCGGCAGCTCCGCGCGCGC
This genomic window from Myxococcus hansupus contains:
- a CDS encoding sigma-54-dependent transcriptional regulator, giving the protein MSTPKKRLLVLDDDAGVVDFLCESLDARGYEAVGRTSPEEALSLFEREPFDLVITDVEMPRMRGTEVLEALLTRKPGQLVVLITAFGSVELAVAAVKAGACDFVTKPFNIDALVLTLERAFRERQLRREIVRLRAAVPGDTPGGLVARSAAMQKALEVSRRAGRSDATVLLTGETGTGKSSLARFIHESSNRRAQPFLQLNCAALPASLAESELFGARRGAYTDAREDRAGVFVSAGGGTLFLDEVGELSLEVQAKLLQALETGRVRPLGSSTETPVRARVLAATNRPLETLLREGRFRADLYYRLNVIRIEVPPLRERREDILPLVDFFLGRLGEQQSREVLGVSASAMKRLMAHAWPGNVRELANLLERAVALADHDTLVPEDFDLPGGDDSGITSLLNRASGEDAPLEEVERAYVRRVVEAQGGNKAAAARILGINRRTLYRKLDLEE